One window from the genome of Pyrobaculum ferrireducens encodes:
- the ileS gene encoding isoleucine--tRNA ligase has product MAHGDFRLLPNYNPHAVERAVGEFWEKRKIFERWKSWRGGPVFAFLEGPPTTNGMPHVGHIRGRTYKDVVIRFHRLLGYDVWVQGGWDMQGMPVEWEVEKKLKLRSKKDIERYGLERFALECNSLVEEYLSYWREWGTRRLGLWLDLENAYETRQPRYLEYAWRVVKKAHEEGLLVEDYRVLWFCPRCETSLSDHEVALGYDEREDPSIYVKFRVEGSRDEYLVIWTTTPWTIVDNEAVAVHPDYVYAKVEVEGGERWWLAEALVPALMAKFGVRSWRVLETRRGSELVGTAYVHPLADEVPERAGRSHRVVAADFVTLDQGTGLVHIAPGHGPEDFELAKKHGLPVTNSVEINGVYNELGGKYAGMHVYDVDKEVIKDLRAKGLLVHEERVRHEYPHCWRCGSKLILRADRQWFIAISRIRERMYSELQRVNVVPTKLRDRFDVFVQNARDWNISRSRVWGTPLPVWRCRKDGRILVVGSLEELKKLAKELPPVDDFRLVHRPWIDQVKISTPDCEEWVREPYVMDVWLDSGIAWIAAVDGERNRELWQRLYPYDFVTEGIDQTRGWFYSLLATSVLYTGKAPYKTVLIQGLILDKHGQKMSKSRGNVIWARDLFEKYGADPVRLYILSKAAPWEDLSFDPDEVKHVVSDLNILWNVVRFADTYMSLDGFTADKYPLSQWVDKALDEDRWLLSELSMLVANFSDYVKNIELHKAANALREFIVETLSHRYVRLLRRRVWSEEQTPDKYAAYAVLHHVLKNVLILASIMVPFVAEYLWQAYVRKYDKEAPESVHLSQYPTPGPVERELVEAFRELFTAFSALAEARNRAGIKLRWPVREAYINGGRYTERYAELLKYLGNVKEVKTGPCPQDYVKAAEGGVEACIPGKLEPDLYYEALARELIRRIQVMRKEAGLDIGDTIRVVVDTSSADVKEAVSRYRDYIARETRAVEVAIGEAKNGRRWDISGEEVNIEVQKA; this is encoded by the coding sequence ATGGCGCATGGGGATTTCAGGTTGCTTCCGAACTACAACCCCCACGCAGTAGAGAGAGCCGTTGGGGAATTTTGGGAGAAGCGCAAGATTTTTGAGAGGTGGAAGTCGTGGCGCGGCGGGCCTGTGTTCGCGTTTCTTGAGGGGCCGCCTACCACAAACGGGATGCCCCATGTGGGCCACATCAGGGGCCGCACTTATAAAGACGTCGTCATACGCTTCCACCGTCTGCTGGGGTACGACGTGTGGGTCCAGGGCGGCTGGGATATGCAGGGTATGCCGGTTGAGTGGGAGGTTGAGAAGAAGCTCAAGCTGAGGTCGAAGAAGGATATTGAGCGGTACGGGCTGGAGAGGTTCGCCTTGGAGTGCAACTCGCTGGTGGAGGAATATCTCAGCTACTGGAGGGAGTGGGGGACGAGGCGGCTGGGGCTGTGGCTAGATTTGGAGAACGCCTACGAGACTAGGCAACCCCGCTATCTTGAATACGCCTGGCGCGTCGTGAAGAAGGCTCACGAAGAGGGCCTCCTCGTCGAGGACTACAGGGTGTTGTGGTTCTGCCCCCGTTGCGAGACTTCTCTCAGCGATCACGAGGTGGCGCTGGGTTACGACGAGAGGGAGGACCCGTCGATCTACGTCAAGTTTAGGGTGGAGGGGAGTCGCGACGAGTATCTAGTCATCTGGACGACGACGCCGTGGACCATAGTCGACAACGAGGCCGTGGCTGTGCACCCCGATTACGTCTACGCTAAGGTGGAGGTAGAGGGGGGTGAGAGGTGGTGGCTCGCCGAAGCCCTTGTGCCCGCTCTAATGGCTAAATTCGGGGTTAGGAGCTGGCGGGTGTTGGAGACGAGGAGGGGCTCCGAGCTGGTGGGGACTGCGTACGTGCACCCCCTTGCCGATGAGGTGCCGGAGAGGGCTGGGAGGAGCCACCGGGTGGTTGCCGCCGACTTCGTGACGCTGGATCAGGGCACTGGGCTTGTCCACATCGCGCCTGGCCACGGCCCCGAGGATTTCGAACTGGCTAAGAAGCACGGCCTGCCGGTTACCAACAGCGTGGAGATAAACGGCGTGTACAACGAGCTGGGGGGGAAGTATGCGGGGATGCATGTATACGACGTGGATAAGGAAGTCATCAAAGACCTCAGGGCTAAGGGGTTGCTGGTGCATGAGGAGAGGGTGAGGCACGAGTACCCCCACTGCTGGCGTTGCGGCTCTAAGCTAATACTGAGGGCGGACAGGCAGTGGTTCATCGCCATCTCCCGCATCCGCGAGAGGATGTATTCAGAGTTGCAGAGAGTTAACGTGGTGCCGACGAAGCTGAGGGATAGGTTCGACGTGTTTGTCCAAAACGCCAGAGACTGGAATATTTCGAGAAGCAGGGTGTGGGGCACGCCGCTCCCCGTCTGGAGGTGTAGAAAAGATGGGCGTATACTGGTCGTAGGCTCCCTGGAGGAGTTGAAGAAGCTGGCCAAGGAGCTGCCCCCAGTGGACGACTTTAGGCTAGTCCACAGGCCTTGGATAGACCAAGTTAAGATCTCCACACCTGACTGCGAGGAGTGGGTGCGTGAGCCGTATGTAATGGACGTCTGGCTAGACAGCGGGATCGCGTGGATAGCTGCAGTAGATGGGGAGAGGAATAGGGAGCTCTGGCAGAGGCTTTACCCCTACGACTTCGTGACGGAGGGCATTGACCAGACGAGGGGGTGGTTCTACTCCCTCCTGGCCACGTCGGTGCTCTACACCGGCAAGGCGCCGTACAAAACTGTGCTGATCCAGGGACTTATCCTAGACAAACACGGCCAGAAGATGTCTAAGAGCAGGGGCAACGTCATCTGGGCGAGGGATCTATTTGAGAAATACGGCGCGGATCCCGTGAGGCTGTACATACTCTCCAAAGCCGCGCCTTGGGAAGACCTCTCCTTCGACCCCGACGAGGTTAAGCACGTAGTCAGCGACTTAAACATCTTGTGGAACGTGGTGAGGTTCGCCGACACCTACATGTCACTCGACGGCTTTACCGCAGATAAGTATCCACTAAGCCAGTGGGTAGACAAGGCCCTCGACGAGGATAGGTGGCTCCTCTCAGAGCTAAGCATGCTTGTGGCAAACTTCTCAGACTACGTGAAGAACATAGAGCTACACAAGGCGGCCAACGCCTTGAGGGAGTTCATTGTCGAAACCCTCAGCCACCGCTATGTGAGGCTCCTCAGGAGGCGCGTCTGGAGCGAGGAGCAGACCCCCGACAAATACGCCGCGTACGCCGTTCTGCACCACGTGTTGAAAAATGTACTGATCCTCGCCTCGATAATGGTGCCCTTCGTCGCCGAGTATCTGTGGCAGGCCTACGTGAGGAAGTACGACAAGGAGGCCCCCGAGTCTGTCCACCTATCCCAGTACCCGACCCCGGGCCCCGTCGAGAGGGAGCTTGTGGAGGCCTTCCGTGAGCTCTTCACAGCCTTCTCGGCGCTAGCCGAGGCGAGAAACAGGGCCGGCATAAAGCTCAGGTGGCCGGTAAGGGAGGCGTATATAAACGGCGGCAGGTACACAGAGCGCTACGCCGAGCTGTTGAAATATCTCGGAAACGTGAAGGAGGTGAAGACGGGGCCCTGCCCCCAGGACTATGTAAAAGCCGCCGAGGGGGGAGTAG